A window from Salvia miltiorrhiza cultivar Shanhuang (shh) chromosome 2, IMPLAD_Smil_shh, whole genome shotgun sequence encodes these proteins:
- the LOC131013439 gene encoding serine/threonine/tyrosine-protein kinase HT1 isoform X2, translating to MDEEASSWIRRTKFSHTVYNRLDTSRLTSISVAPLPTRVSSLKSRPESTSSLLKAGPNVVQVQQSLAKNKHRAVSPSPEVKLSDTFEEARSIQRRFSTPHPRRKYQEKGIHGKLVPRDALEATRTPKNLGSKSPSNTSPLRHFASVKFHDKTKSHKESTWTKYFDHGAGRVTSVETADEHTVDLSKLFLGLRFAHGAHSQLYHGNYKDEAVAVKIIRVPDDDENGALRARLENQFSREVTLLARLHHPNVIKFVGACREAPVYCVITEYLPEGSLRSYLHKLEQKTLPLPKLISMALDIARGMEYIHSQRVIHRDLKPENILLTEDFHLKVADFGIACEEACRDLLADDPGTYRWMAPEMIKRKPYGRKVDVYSFGLILAEFVAGKIPYEDMTPIQAAFAVVNK from the exons ATGGATGAAGAAGCTAGTTCTTGGATTAGGAGAACAAAATTCTCTCATACTGTTTACAACCGTTTGGATACTTCCAGATTGACCTCTATTTCTGTTGCACCTCTGCCAACTCGAGTTTCGAGTCTCAAATCGAGACCCGAATCCACTTCTAGTCTGCTGAAAGCAGGGCCGAATGTTGTCCAAGTTCAGCAAAGCCTTGCCAAGAACAAGCATCGGGCTGTGTCTCCCAGCCCGGAAGTGAAGCTCTCCGACACCTTTGAGGAAGCCCGGTCCATCCAGAGGAGGTTCTCGACCCCACATCCGCGGAGGAAATATCAAGAGAAGGGGATTCATGGGAAGTTGGTTCCTAGAGATGCCCTAGAAGCTACTCGTACTCCGAAAAATCTTGGGTCCAAGTCACCGAGTAATACTAGTCCTCTTAGGCACTTTGCCTCCGTTAAGTTTCATGATAAGACCAAGAGTCATAAAGAATCAACGTGGACTAAGTATTTTGATCATGGTGCTGGGAGGGTCACCTCTGTGGAAACTGCAGACGAGCATACAGTTGATCTCTCAAAGTTATTTCTCGGCTTGAGATTTGCTCATGGGGCACACAGTCAGCTTTACCATGGGAATTATAAGGACGAGGCTGTTGCAGTGAAAATTATCAGAGTTCCAGATGATGACGAAAATGGAGCCCTTCGTGCTCGGTTGGAGAACCAGTTTAGCCGAGAGGTTACTCTCTTGGCTCGTCTCCACCATCCGAATGTAATAAAG TTTGTAGGGGCATGTCGAGAGGCACCAGTATATTGTGTCATAACAGAGTATTTGCCTGAGGGATCGTTGAGATCATACTTGCATAAGCTTGAGCAGAAAACTCTTCCGTTGCCAAAGTTAATCTCCATGGCTTTGGACATTGCAAGAGGAATGGAATACATCCACTCACAGCGAGTTATTCATAGGGATCTCAAGCCAGAAAATATTCTCTTAACTGAAGATTTTCACCTTAAAGTTGCTGATTTCGGTATTGCCTGCGAGGAGGCATGCCGTGATCTTCTGGCAGATGACCCGGGTACTTACCGTTGGATGGCTCCAGAGATGATCAAAAGGAAGCCCTATGGGAGGAAAGTCGATGTATATAGCTTCGGTCTAATTCTAGCGGAGTTTGTGGCTGGGAAAATCCCTTATGAAGATATGACACCTATACAAGCTGCTTTTGCTGTGGTGAATAAG TGA
- the LOC131013439 gene encoding serine/threonine/tyrosine-protein kinase HT1 isoform X1: MDEEASSWIRRTKFSHTVYNRLDTSRLTSISVAPLPTRVSSLKSRPESTSSLLKAGPNVVQVQQSLAKNKHRAVSPSPEVKLSDTFEEARSIQRRFSTPHPRRKYQEKGIHGKLVPRDALEATRTPKNLGSKSPSNTSPLRHFASVKFHDKTKSHKESTWTKYFDHGAGRVTSVETADEHTVDLSKLFLGLRFAHGAHSQLYHGNYKDEAVAVKIIRVPDDDENGALRARLENQFSREVTLLARLHHPNVIKFVGACREAPVYCVITEYLPEGSLRSYLHKLEQKTLPLPKLISMALDIARGMEYIHSQRVIHRDLKPENILLTEDFHLKVADFGIACEEACRDLLADDPGTYRWMAPEMIKRKPYGRKVDVYSFGLILAEFVAGKIPYEDMTPIQAAFAVVNKNLRPFVPVDCPPAMKALIEQCWSSQPDKRPEFWQIVKVLEEFESSYARDGTLNLVQNPTCQDHKKGLLHWIQKLGPIHHTSSSPMPKPKFS, encoded by the exons ATGGATGAAGAAGCTAGTTCTTGGATTAGGAGAACAAAATTCTCTCATACTGTTTACAACCGTTTGGATACTTCCAGATTGACCTCTATTTCTGTTGCACCTCTGCCAACTCGAGTTTCGAGTCTCAAATCGAGACCCGAATCCACTTCTAGTCTGCTGAAAGCAGGGCCGAATGTTGTCCAAGTTCAGCAAAGCCTTGCCAAGAACAAGCATCGGGCTGTGTCTCCCAGCCCGGAAGTGAAGCTCTCCGACACCTTTGAGGAAGCCCGGTCCATCCAGAGGAGGTTCTCGACCCCACATCCGCGGAGGAAATATCAAGAGAAGGGGATTCATGGGAAGTTGGTTCCTAGAGATGCCCTAGAAGCTACTCGTACTCCGAAAAATCTTGGGTCCAAGTCACCGAGTAATACTAGTCCTCTTAGGCACTTTGCCTCCGTTAAGTTTCATGATAAGACCAAGAGTCATAAAGAATCAACGTGGACTAAGTATTTTGATCATGGTGCTGGGAGGGTCACCTCTGTGGAAACTGCAGACGAGCATACAGTTGATCTCTCAAAGTTATTTCTCGGCTTGAGATTTGCTCATGGGGCACACAGTCAGCTTTACCATGGGAATTATAAGGACGAGGCTGTTGCAGTGAAAATTATCAGAGTTCCAGATGATGACGAAAATGGAGCCCTTCGTGCTCGGTTGGAGAACCAGTTTAGCCGAGAGGTTACTCTCTTGGCTCGTCTCCACCATCCGAATGTAATAAAG TTTGTAGGGGCATGTCGAGAGGCACCAGTATATTGTGTCATAACAGAGTATTTGCCTGAGGGATCGTTGAGATCATACTTGCATAAGCTTGAGCAGAAAACTCTTCCGTTGCCAAAGTTAATCTCCATGGCTTTGGACATTGCAAGAGGAATGGAATACATCCACTCACAGCGAGTTATTCATAGGGATCTCAAGCCAGAAAATATTCTCTTAACTGAAGATTTTCACCTTAAAGTTGCTGATTTCGGTATTGCCTGCGAGGAGGCATGCCGTGATCTTCTGGCAGATGACCCGGGTACTTACCGTTGGATGGCTCCAGAGATGATCAAAAGGAAGCCCTATGGGAGGAAAGTCGATGTATATAGCTTCGGTCTAATTCTAGCGGAGTTTGTGGCTGGGAAAATCCCTTATGAAGATATGACACCTATACAAGCTGCTTTTGCTGTGGTGAATAAG AACTTGAGGCCTTTTGTTCCGGTGGATTGCCCACCTGCCATGAAGGCTTTGATTGAACAATGTTGGTCTTCACAACCTGATAAGAGGCCTGAGTTTTGGCAGATTGTCAAGGTACTTGAAGAGTTTGAGTCTTCATATGCTCGTGATGGAACCCTGAATCTGGTACAAAACCCGACTTGCCAAGACCATAAAAAGGGGTTGCTTCATTGGATTCAAAAACTCGGTCCTATTCACCACACTTCTTCTTCGCCCATGCCGAAACCTAAATTTTCCTGA